The region GATGCCGCATCCGCCGGCCCGTCGACGATCGGCCAGACCGAGCACGGCGCGCCCGAGGCCGCCGCAGCCGAGGGCGAAGGTGCGGTGCTGGTCGGCTACGGCACCGGGGGGAGCGTCGCGTCGCGCCGCAAGAAGCCCGCGCCGTCACCGGCCGAGCGCGTGGCATCCTCTGTGGGCGTCGTGGCCAAGCCGCCGATCCGCAAGCTCGCCCGCGACCTCGGCGTCGACCTGTCGGCCGTCACCCCGAGCGGGCCGGCGGGCGAGGTGACCCGCGACGACGTGGTCAAGCACGCGTCGCAGGCCAGCGTCTTCCGCAACCTCGAGACCCCCGAATGGGGTGCTGTGCGCGAAGAGTCGATCCCGGTCTCAGCGCCGGCGCCGGCATCCGTCGCCCCCGCCCAGGCCGCGCCGCCGGCCGCGGACTCGCGCGAGGAGACCATCGCGGTCAAGGGCGTGCGCAAGGCCACCTCGTCGGCCATGGTGCAATCCGCGTACTCGGCGCCGCACGTGTCGGTGTGGACCGACGTCGACGCGACGCGCACGATGGAGCTCGTCAAGCGGCTCAAGGCCTCGCCGGACTTCGCCGATGTGCGCATCTCGCCGCTGCTCATCATGGCCCGCGCCGTGATCTGGGCGGCACGGCGCACGCCGATGGTGAACGCCGCGTGGGTCGACGGCGCCGACGGCGCGGAGATCCGCGTGCGCCGCTACGTGAACCTCGGCATCGCGGCGGCGACGCCCCGCGGCCTCCTCGTGCCGAACATCAAGGACGCCCAGGATCTGTCGATGCGCGACCTCGCCCGCGCGCTCGAGAAGCTCACGCTCACGGCGCGCGAGGGCAAGACCTCGCCCGCCGACCAGCACGGCGGAACGATCACGATCACGAACATCGGCGTGTTCGGGATGGATGCCGGCACGCCGATCATCAACCCCGGTGAGGCGGGCATCGTGGCGATGGGCACGATCCGCCAGAAGCCGTGGGTGGTCGACGGCGAGGTGCGTCCGCGCTTCGTCACGACGGTGTCGGGGTCGTTCGACCACCGCGTGATCGACGGCGACGGCATGTCGCGCTTCATCGCCGACGTGGCGTCGATCCTCGAGGAGCCGGCGCTTCTGCTCGACTGAGATCGCTCCCCGGCCGAGCAGACGGTCGCCGGTGTGCGCGAATCCTGCGGGTGGGCATCAGATCCGCTGCACACCCACAGGATTCGTGCCCAGCCGCGATGCGAGGCGCTCGGCTCAGATCCGTTCGGCGTGACGCAGCAGCGAGTGCGGCGCGATCGAGCGGGGCCGGCGCAGCAGCACCAGCAGCACGATCGCGAGGAGGCCGCCGAGCGTGCCCGCGACGATGTCGCTCATCGTGTCGGCGTTGCCGTTCTGGGCGGTGGTGCCGATGAGGATGTCGCTCGAGTACTCGCTGATCTCCCACGCCGCAGCGAACGCCATCGGCGTCATCTGCACGACCACGAGGGCGAACCACATCGGCAGCGGGTGGCCGACGCGCTCCTCGGCGCGCCGCACCGCCAGCATGCCGAGCCACGCGAGCATGACGCCCGAGTCGAAGTGCACCAGGGTGTCCCACTGCTCGATGTAGCCGTACACGTTCAGTGCGCTGCCGGCGAAGGGGCCGGCGATGATGAAGATGATGTAGTGCAGCTGCAGCGCGCGCGGCAGCGCGGTGCGCAGGATCAGCTCGACGAGGGCCGGCACGAACAGCGACAGCGCGATGAGGCTGCCGAGCCACGGCTTCGCCGGCTCGCTGAACGCCGACACGACGAACCCGACCGCGATGCAGGCCACGACGAACGGCAGGGCGAACAGCGCGGATGCCCGTGCGGTCTGGGCGATCGGCGTGGATGCGCCGGACTGGGCGAAGTCGGGCTCGGCTGCCGGTCGGTCGGTCATCGGCGTTCTCCTCGGGAAGACGGATGCCGCCACAGTAGCGCCGCCGACTCCCGGTGCCGAGGTTGGACGCTCCCATTCGATTCGAGAACGATTATCAATAGCGTTAGTCTGGCTTCATGGTCCCGAAGCACTCCGCCGTCTCCGCGCTCGCCCTCGGCGCAGCATCCGCCCTCGTCCTCACCGGGTGCGCCACGGCGACGGGCACGGCGGCGGAAGACGACGGCCCTATCTCGGTGGTCGCGTCGACCGATGTGTACGGCGACATCGCCGCCACGGTCGGCGGCGACCTGGTCGAGGTGACCTCGATCATCTCGTCGGCGGCGCAGGACCCGCACAGCTACGAGGCGAGTGCGCGCGACCAGCTGACGGTCTCGAAGGCCGACCTCATCATCGAGAACGGCGGAGGCTACGACCCGTTCATCGATGCGCTCATCGACGCGAGCGGGAGCGAGGCGACCGTGCTCACCGCCTCGGAGTTCTCGCACGACTGGCCCGGAGGCGACGCCCACGGCGACTCGGGCGACGAGCACGCGGAAGACGAGCACGCCGACGACGAGCACGCGGAAGACGAGCACGCCGACGACGAGCACGCGGATGATGAGCACGCGGATGATGAGCACGGTCACGACCACGTCGAGGGCTTCAACGAGCACGTCTGGTACGACCCGCACGCCATGGCCGACCTCGCCCTCGGCATCGCGTCGCAGCTCGAGCTGCTGAGCCCCGACGACGCCGACACCTTCGCCGCGAACGCCGAGGCCTTCGTCGCCGATCTCACCGGCCTCGAGGACGAGCTCGACGCGCTCTCCTCCGCCCACGCGGGCGCCGAGGTGTTCCTCACCGAGCCAGTGTCGTTCTACCTCGTCGAGGCGGCGGGTCTCGTCGACGTCACGCCCGCCGACTTCAGCGAGGCCGTCGAGGAGGGGCAGGATGTCGCTCCCGCGACGCTGCTCGAGTCGCTGCACCTCGTCTCCGACGGCCACGTGAGCGTGCTGATCACCAACTCCCAGACCGGCGGCGCCGAGACCGATCAGATGATCGCCGAGGCCGAGGATGCCGGCATCCCCGTGATCGCGTTTTCGGAAACGCTCCCCGAGGGCCAGACTTACATCTCGTGGATGCAGGCGAACATCGAGGCGCTGAGCACGGCGCTGCAGGCGTGACCGTGCCGCCGGCGGGCGGCGAGGCGGCGCTGCGCATCCGCGGTGCCGCCCTGCGGCGCGGCGACCGCGAGCTCTGGGCCGACCTCGACCTCGACGTGCGCCCCGGCGAGCTCATCGCCGTGCTCGGCCCGAGCGGGTCGGGCAAGACCACGCTCCTCCGCTCGATCCTCGGGCTCGAGCCGCTGAGCTCGGGCGAGATCACGGTGCTCGGCGAACCCGTGACCGCCCGCGGAAACCGCCGTGTGGGCTACCTGCCGCAGTCGCGGCCGCTCCCGCCCGACACCGCGCTGCGCGCGCGCGACCTGGTCGCGCTCGGTGTCGACGGTCACCGGTTCGGGCTGCCCATCCCCCGGCGCGGCGACAAGCAGGCGGTCGACGCGCTCATCGACGCGGTGGGCGCGCGGGCGTTCGCCGATACACCCGTCGGCCGACTCTCGGGCGGGGAGCAGCAGCGGCTGCGCGTCGGTCAGGCGCTCGCCGGCGACCCGAAGCTGCTGCTGTGCGACGAGCCGCTCACCAGCCTCGACCTCGCGAACCAACAGGCCGTGATCGGCCTCATCGACCGTCATCGGCGCGAGAAGGGCGCCGCCGTCGTGCTGGTCACCCACGACATCAACCCGCTCCTCGGCAAGGTCGACCGCATCCTGTACCTCGCCGGCGGCCGCTTCACGCTCGGCACCCCGAAGGAGGTGCTCCGCAGCGACGTGCTCACCGACCTGTACGGCGCGCACGTCTTCGTGCTGCGCGCCGGCGACCGGCTCGTCGTCGTCGGCGCGCCCGACGCAGAGGAGTCGCACCACCACCACGACGAGGCCCACGCATGAACTGGAGCGACATCGCCGACGCGATGTTCGGCGGGCTGCCCGTCTACGGCGAGATCCTCGCCCTCGTGTCGAACGCGGTCTGGGCGGGGGCCGTGCTCGGTCTCGTCGGCGGCCTCATCGGGGTTTTCGTCATCCAGCGCGACATGGCGTTCGCCGTGCACGGCATCAGCGAACTCTCGTTCGCCGGCGCCGCCGCGGCGCTCCTCATCGGCGTCGATGTCGTCACCGGGTCGATCGTCGGCTCGCTGATCGCCGCCGCGCTCATCGGGTGGCTGGGCGCCCGCGCGCGCGACCGCAACTCGATCATCGGCGTGCTGATGCCGTTCGGCCTCGGCCTCGGCATCCTGTTCCTCTCGCTGTACCAGGGCCGCAGCGCCAATCGCTTCAGCCTGCTCACCGGGCAGATCGTGTCGGTGCAGTCCGACCAGCTGTGGTGGCTCGTGGGCATCGGCGTGGTCGTGCTCGCCGGCGTCCTCCTCATCTGGAGGCCGCTGCGCTTCGACTCGCTCGACCCCCAGTCCGCCGCCGCCCGCGGCGTTCCCACCACCTGGGTGTCGCTCGGGTTCATGCTGCTGCTCGGCCTCGTGGTCGCCGTCGCGGTGCACATCATCGGAGCGCTCCTCGTGATGGCGCTCCTGGTCACCCCCGCCGCCGCCGCGATGCGCGTGTCGTCGGGCCCGGTGGCGGTACCGGCGCTCGCCGCGGTGTTCGGGTTCGTGTCGGCGGTCGGCGGCATCCTGCTCGCGATCATGGGAACGCTGCCCGTGAGCCCGTACATCACCACCATCTCGTTCGCGATCTACGTCGTCTGCCGGATCGTCGGGGGTCGCCGCGACGCCCGGTGGGCGCACAGCACCCGACGGTAGACTCGCCGCCATGGCCCAGCGCAACACCTGGCAGCGCGAGCGCGTGCGCGAAGCCCTGTCCGAAGCACGGGGCTTCGTGAGCGCGCAGACCCTGCACGCCACGCTCCGCGAAGAGAACACCGGCATCGGGCTCGCCACC is a window of Microbacterium terrae DNA encoding:
- a CDS encoding metal ABC transporter ATP-binding protein, with the translated sequence MPPAGGEAALRIRGAALRRGDRELWADLDLDVRPGELIAVLGPSGSGKTTLLRSILGLEPLSSGEITVLGEPVTARGNRRVGYLPQSRPLPPDTALRARDLVALGVDGHRFGLPIPRRGDKQAVDALIDAVGARAFADTPVGRLSGGEQQRLRVGQALAGDPKLLLCDEPLTSLDLANQQAVIGLIDRHRREKGAAVVLVTHDINPLLGKVDRILYLAGGRFTLGTPKEVLRSDVLTDLYGAHVFVLRAGDRLVVVGAPDAEESHHHHDEAHA
- a CDS encoding metal ABC transporter solute-binding protein, Zn/Mn family; translated protein: MVPKHSAVSALALGAASALVLTGCATATGTAAEDDGPISVVASTDVYGDIAATVGGDLVEVTSIISSAAQDPHSYEASARDQLTVSKADLIIENGGGYDPFIDALIDASGSEATVLTASEFSHDWPGGDAHGDSGDEHAEDEHADDEHAEDEHADDEHADDEHADDEHGHDHVEGFNEHVWYDPHAMADLALGIASQLELLSPDDADTFAANAEAFVADLTGLEDELDALSSAHAGAEVFLTEPVSFYLVEAAGLVDVTPADFSEAVEEGQDVAPATLLESLHLVSDGHVSVLITNSQTGGAETDQMIAEAEDAGIPVIAFSETLPEGQTYISWMQANIEALSTALQA
- a CDS encoding dihydrolipoamide acetyltransferase family protein, with the translated sequence MSTQTFVLPDVGEGLTEAEIVQWRVAAGDTVGVNDVLVEIETAKSLVELPSPFAGTVGELLVGEGTTVDVGAPIITIEATDAASAGPSTIGQTEHGAPEAAAAEGEGAVLVGYGTGGSVASRRKKPAPSPAERVASSVGVVAKPPIRKLARDLGVDLSAVTPSGPAGEVTRDDVVKHASQASVFRNLETPEWGAVREESIPVSAPAPASVAPAQAAPPAADSREETIAVKGVRKATSSAMVQSAYSAPHVSVWTDVDATRTMELVKRLKASPDFADVRISPLLIMARAVIWAARRTPMVNAAWVDGADGAEIRVRRYVNLGIAAATPRGLLVPNIKDAQDLSMRDLARALEKLTLTAREGKTSPADQHGGTITITNIGVFGMDAGTPIINPGEAGIVAMGTIRQKPWVVDGEVRPRFVTTVSGSFDHRVIDGDGMSRFIADVASILEEPALLLD
- a CDS encoding metal ABC transporter permease; the encoded protein is MNWSDIADAMFGGLPVYGEILALVSNAVWAGAVLGLVGGLIGVFVIQRDMAFAVHGISELSFAGAAAALLIGVDVVTGSIVGSLIAAALIGWLGARARDRNSIIGVLMPFGLGLGILFLSLYQGRSANRFSLLTGQIVSVQSDQLWWLVGIGVVVLAGVLLIWRPLRFDSLDPQSAAARGVPTTWVSLGFMLLLGLVVAVAVHIIGALLVMALLVTPAAAAMRVSSGPVAVPALAAVFGFVSAVGGILLAIMGTLPVSPYITTISFAIYVVCRIVGGRRDARWAHSTRR